In the genome of Ancylomarina subtilis, one region contains:
- a CDS encoding SIMPL domain-containing protein, translating to MRQLILLGFALMMTQFSFAQAGTKNFIDQNYIEVNGKAKIEVVPDQIYLNINLSERDTKNKESVDKLEKEMLNTLTKIGLDIEKQVSVVDFTSNFQTYFLKKKDIMKSKVYQVIVHDTKTLSMLYRSLEEIGISNINIQKVEHSKIEDLKLELKVKAIKSAKTKAKTLTAALDQEIGKAIYINESSYSTYQARPQAKRMMIRGVSSLEMADEAPQIEFEKIKLECQIMVRFELK from the coding sequence ATGAGACAACTTATTCTATTGGGCTTTGCCCTTATGATGACACAGTTTTCGTTCGCTCAAGCCGGAACGAAAAATTTTATCGACCAAAATTATATCGAGGTTAACGGAAAAGCTAAAATTGAGGTTGTGCCTGACCAAATCTATCTGAACATTAATTTGAGTGAAAGAGATACCAAGAATAAAGAGAGTGTCGACAAGCTGGAAAAAGAAATGCTGAACACCTTAACAAAAATTGGTCTTGATATCGAAAAACAAGTTTCAGTTGTTGATTTCACAAGTAATTTCCAAACCTACTTTCTTAAGAAAAAAGATATCATGAAATCGAAAGTCTATCAGGTTATTGTTCATGATACAAAGACCCTTTCGATGCTATATCGTTCTTTGGAAGAAATTGGAATTTCGAATATTAATATTCAGAAAGTTGAACATTCCAAGATAGAAGATCTTAAGCTTGAATTAAAAGTGAAAGCCATTAAATCTGCCAAAACAAAAGCAAAGACTTTAACGGCTGCACTTGATCAGGAAATTGGCAAGGCCATTTACATCAATGAAAGTTCTTACAGTACCTATCAAGCTCGTCCGCAAGCTAAAAGAATGATGATAAGAGGTGTGTCAAGTCTGGAAATGGCAGATGAGGCTCCTCAGATTGAATTCGAAAAAATCAAACTTGAATGCCAGATCATGGTGCGTTTCGAACTGAAATAA
- a CDS encoding lysophospholipid acyltransferase family protein produces the protein MKKLLSYISTPLFYFSFILALVVFHPIQVICRTLFGYKAHKVSVDILNYILMRLVILIGFRVKFNNRVDLPTDRPIIVVSNHQGTYDIPPIVWMFRKHHPKFISKIELAKNLPSISYNLRHSGAALINRKNRTQALAEIRKLGKLIADNNYCACIFAEGTRSRTGKLKQFKSGGLATLLEEAPNALVVPFVVDGNYKIEKNGKFPLSFGEKGTYTVLEPIEPSAYTPEDLTLKIENLIRTELGQ, from the coding sequence ATGAAAAAGTTACTGTCATATATAAGCACCCCACTTTTCTATTTTTCATTCATCCTGGCTTTAGTGGTTTTTCATCCCATACAAGTGATTTGCAGAACCCTATTCGGCTATAAAGCCCATAAGGTTTCTGTTGATATCCTGAATTATATCCTGATGCGATTGGTCATCCTTATCGGCTTCAGAGTAAAATTCAATAATAGAGTTGATCTACCAACAGATCGCCCCATTATTGTTGTATCAAACCATCAGGGAACCTACGATATCCCTCCCATTGTTTGGATGTTCAGAAAACACCATCCCAAGTTTATTTCAAAAATCGAACTGGCTAAAAATTTACCCAGTATCTCCTACAACCTGCGTCATTCAGGAGCTGCCCTAATCAATCGCAAGAACAGAACACAGGCTTTGGCAGAAATCCGAAAGCTTGGAAAATTAATTGCTGATAATAATTATTGTGCGTGTATCTTTGCAGAAGGAACACGAAGCAGAACAGGTAAACTGAAACAATTTAAGTCGGGCGGACTGGCAACTTTATTGGAAGAAGCTCCCAATGCTCTAGTTGTCCCTTTTGTGGTTGATGGCAACTATAAAATCGAAAAAAATGGTAAATTTCCACTCTCTTTTGGTGAGAAAGGAACCTACACCGTATTGGAACCAATTGAACCTTCTGCCTACACGCCTGAGGATTTAACCCTGAAAATTGAAAACCTTATCCGAACCGAACTCGGTCAATAA